In the genome of Hevea brasiliensis isolate MT/VB/25A 57/8 chromosome 14, ASM3005281v1, whole genome shotgun sequence, the window TTAGTGCAGTTCTAGCAAGCCTATCAAGGGAAGATTAATTTAATATATGTTTGAAGGATTATCACAAGTGACTAAGCATTATCTTCGTTACAATTCTCAGTTACTTACCCTGTTTTGgttaacttgaaacatcaaaatcTCATAATGGAAAAAAAACGTTAGTGCATTCTGTAAAGAGGTTTCAAAGTCAAGTTCACATTTCAGATTCAAATCCAATATTCCAAAATCCTTCAGGAGTCAAAGGGGGAACGTACTTATACCTATGCCTGGAAACACCATCATGATGCTCACAGCGGAAATTTTGTATATTACCGTCAGCATCCTTTCCTCCATTAGGAAGAACTGCATCATAGAATTTCTTGCACTGCTTGCATTCAACTCCTTTCAAATTATCCCGCTCAGCTTTCTTTCTAACAGGTTCAACATACTTGAACCCTTTTTGGCCAGCCATTGGAAGTGGCATCTGCTGCTTTTCTGGGCCAGGATCAACATTCATATCCTGCGTTTCATCATCTGAACTATCAGAGTGCATATCTTTCTGAACTGGGATTTGAAGATCATGATCATCCTTCATGGTTTTATTCAAGGTCCTTCTAAGGTTCTCAAGGGGGGTATCAAGGAAATCATCATGAGGGTCAGGCCCATCTCTGTTTTGACGAGACCTAGTACCTACCCAACGAGATGCAGGCCGCTTTGTACCAACAACAGGAGCAGATTTTGCAGCAGGAATGCATTTTGGTGCAATATAACCGGAAGTAGGAGAATGGAAGCTTGGCATCGGAATTGATTTGACTACTTTATCTTCCTCCAACAGATCACTGGCGTCATtttcaatcttcactttcttgatCTCACAAGCAGCTGTAGCAGTATCTGGATGTCTGCTCACAAAATCTACAATTCCAAGCAACAAAAGATTGTTTAGACTCTAGAACCAAACCAAGGACAGAACACAGAAGGAGAGGTGATTTATATACAAAAACCAGGCAGACAATTAGGAGTTAGGATTGTGTTTTTGTGCAAGTTTCTAAATTAATTGTAGAACATTAGTCATGAGTTCAGCAAAATCCAAGACAAACTCAAACAAAATCAGATTTCAATTTGAAGTGTGAAATAAACAAATTCACCCTTTTGTATTTACCTACTAGATCATGATTACTAGCAAACCATAActcaatttaatcatttaattcatTTCTTTTTTAGGATGTGAAGCTTAGGTATTGAACAAATAACTCCCCCGAAAATTTTCCTAGATCTATTCCTCTTCCTCTATAAATGCGTAGAATAAAAGATCAATAAGATCTTACCAGGTGAAGTTGTTGGATTTTGTTGATGCATTAGTGAGGCACTTTCATCTTCTAATTTGATTTGAGGAAGCATATTCTCCTCAGTAAGGCCAGCCTTCGCGCATAGAAATTTGTACTGAGACTTCAACCTTTTGTAGGCATCAAAGACATTCTTTGTCTTCTTCTTCTCAGCCAGCAACTGAGTCTCTTTCAATTCAATTTGCTGAAGCAGCTTTTCATATGAATCCTTTCCTTCATCAACCTTGCTGCAACTACTGAGATTTTCCTTGAGCTCATTGATCTTCTCCTCAAAAACATTTACTTTCTCCAGAAGCAGTTTTTTATCGTTCTCAGACTCCTCCAACTGTTGTTTTTGCTTCAAGATTTCCAATTTATCCGCATCAATCTGTTGAAGCAGTTGTGCCTGTGACACTCTTCCCTCTTCAAGTTCTTCTGTCTTTTTCTTGAGCTTCTTTTGGAGTTCACTAACATCCTTCTCCAACCATTCCAATTTTTCCACAAgttctttcttctctttttcatgcttagTCAACAACTCATGATTATCTGATATAAGTGATATTAGGGAGTTGATTCTTTTGAGTAAGTCTGCCTCCATCTCTTCCTTTTCCGCTATCTTTAAAGCCTTTCGTTTAAGCTCATCTTCAAGCACTTCAACCTTTTTCTCTAAGCTCTTCACTTTGTCAAGCAACCCATTATTCTTTTCTTTATACTCATTCAGTTGTTTTCCCTTCTCCAATATCATAGTTGATTTCGTTTGGACCAATTGAAGTAATTTATTATGCAATTCCATTCCCTCATCAACTTCCTTGGACTTCTTCCTAACCTCCTGTTCTAGTTCATCAATTCTAACTTGTAGAATTCTTTCTTTGAGAACTAGTGAGTCTGTCTTGTCATCCAACTCCCCTAAAGACTTTTCCTTCTCAAGCTTCAGACACCGGTTTTCTTCAAGCAATTCTTGCTTTTCAAGTAGAAGTCTTTCATTCTGGAGCTGAAGATTTTTCTCCTTCTCTTTCCATGAATCTTCCGCTTCCTTTTTAGCCTCCAAATAAAGTTTCTGCAAGCTCTTAGTTTTCATTTGGAAATTAGAGTAGAGCTGACTGCAAAATATATACTCTATCTGAGAAATCCTGTCCTTTGCTTCCTGAATTGTTGCAACCAGTATAGTGCTAAGCTTAGACACATACTTTAAATCATCATCATTCTCCGCTGGACACACTGGTTTCGGAAAGTATTGAAGCCCCCCCTCCATTTCTAACAAGATAAGCAACAGCAAAGTAAGATCTACtagcaaattaaaattttaaacgaCCTTAATGTCAAACtttaaataggaaaaaaaaaaccaCAGCAATTTGATTCCAATTGAGATGGGGCATGACGATGATATATCACAAACACACACAGCGCAAGGAAATAGAAGACTAGGAGTAATATTAAGCATTTGCAATGAAAATAAAGACGATTAAAAGCAATGAGTCAATCTGAAGCTGTGAAATATGGAAATTGAGCTCCTATAATCAACAGTTTTTTACTTTTCTCCCACATTTTTCACCTAGAAACAAACAGAAAATGCAGGAAATGGCAGGATTAGGAAATTTACCTGAGGCAATTGAATTTGCCGGAATGAAATGTTCAGAGAAGAGATGAAATCTGTTTGTCTCTATCTCGATTCTTCGTGTGTCGTGGCGTTGGCGGGttctgaaaattttcatataagcGGAAGTGAAAAGCTTGGTGGGGAAGCTTTAAGGGAGTGTGAGATTGGGCCTGTTTTCATCATTCTAGCCCAAAGATCTCCATCTTGATGAAACGGCCCGTCCTTCTCAAGGGCATGCCTTtccaagaaaaaaaagaaagttaataaattaagttataatatataattgaatttaaaataaattttaatttaataaataatattcatattaaacttaaaatttttatcttaaatatttattatttaaattatttttataaataattaattaaatatcaacgtatactattttatttttaatttttttatatatattgatgataaaattttaattaaatttaagatattCTATTATTGTCATCCCTTACTTCTATCCATATCAACCACAACAATACCATTTAATATCGCTAACCATTAATTAaatctaataaaattaattttttaatttattttaaaaaaatagttcTAACCCAAAACCGGACCCGGTCTGATTTAAAGCTGATTTCTATCAAGCCAACCTagataaatttcaattcaattttgatTTAAAATTGAGTCAATCAAGCTCAGAACCAAAACCGGACTCAATCTGATTCAAAGCCGTTTTCTATCCAGCCGTTATAAATCAATTTCAATCTAATTTTGATATCAAATTAAATCAGACCATTTCCATGTCTAGACATATAGCTACCGCAGAAGTAACTTTTCAAAAAATGACTATTCAAGAGCCCATTGAATGAAACAATAGACATTAAGATAAAATCACAAAAAAGTCTTTCAAGTGTATATTCTCTGCCAAAGATTTTCAAAGAAATCCAAAACAAAAACCAAAATCACAAGATTAATTAAAGATAAAAACCAAAACTGGAGTTTCTTGACTAAGAACTAAGGAAACAGGCTACTTTAGTCCTCTTCGTCGATGACCTTGGTGCCCAGATCCTTGAATCCCTCTGGAGGAACCTCAGTAACAGTGACAAGTGAGTAAAACTCCTCCTTTGCGTCCTCTTCATCATTTCTCTTCCTTGCAATTCTAACACGAACTCTCCTTGGCACGCTCCTGATTCCACGGCTCCACACATGCTTGTTTAGCTTGACATCCACTCTAACATCAGTTGTCCCCATGGCCTTCTGAGCGAACTTTCTGATTTCCTTTATAGCCTTAGGAGCCTTCTTCTTGAAAGTGCTACACATAGAATTTAAACAAAGTTTAAGGTGTTTGAATTCTCAAAACACATTATATTAGCAAACAGAATAACTCAGGTCCTGAAGCCAAAAGCAGTCAACAATTCTCAAAAACAAATTAGCTAGAGTCAGCTAAATGACTCACTAATTAGCAAACATGAagcaaaataaaaattgaaaaaaaaaagtttttttttctaACATAACAAATCAATCTATAAAGTTAGAAGAGAAATAAAGCTTCAGAATTTTGCAGCTTTTACAGAAATCAATTGCATCAGTTAGAATCCTACAATGGTTCTATTATGAATGCTATGCAAAATTGCCAAACTTAAATCTCAATTGGTATCTAAACAAGAGAAGTGCGTTTCCACATTGATGTTACCGAATTATATTAAGATTATTTTCAAGCATCTTCACCATTAAGTTAAGATAAAGAATGCAGAAGGGGTAAAAACATTCATAATAAAAGCCTATTATGAACAAATTGTTAAAGTGTAAAGACCAGAAGTAATTACACTTGCCTCAGATTAACATGACCTATTTTAAGTTTAAACACTAAACCATAATAATGACATTTCAGCTGGTGCTAAAAGGAAAAccaatataatgaaataaaagaagatgGGATGCAGATATAAAAATGAATCAAAAGAAGCATTAATGTGACTAATCCAGGAAAAAAATGTTTAATGATTATATGTGCGCAATCCGAAACAAGGATCATACATATAGCAGCACCACTTAACAAATGAACTCACAGATAAACAAGTACAAATATACAAAGAACAAAATCTCAATAGCTCTATCAATGCATTGCGCTCAACCAACCAAATCACATATTCAACTATttcaaattacacatacacatctaaaattatacattgagcTTCCAGAGCTCCTAAAGATGAAAACAAGAAACAAGCAACAATTAAAAGATAAACAAGATTTTGCAATAAAAGCTAAAATCATGGACAGCATAATTCCCAAATGACAATTCATACACGTTCTTAGCCCTTTACTTTCACCTCCTGTTCATATACTACGTACACTGATATGCCAAGCTCTGTACTAAGTTTCATAAATACGCGCATGAAGCTATTCATAATACAGCACAGAAAGTAACCAAAACCCACAAAATTTAAGCTCCTATATATCAGATCTAGACCATTTTCAATCAAAACAGGCACATTAAATCAACCATAACTTCAAACAAGTGGAGAGAGAGTACCATCGATGCAAGCGTTTATGAAGGTTAATGGTGTACTCTCTAGTAACAACGTCCTCTTTTCTTCCTTTGCCTGCTCTATCCGCCATGGCTGCGGCCCTGTAACAATCCTAAAACTTCGAAGGTAGGGTTCTATTCTCGGCCAGCTACACAAACCCTAAATTGATCACTGCGTTAATATAGTAGCTTGCTTCACTTAAGCGAAATGTCCTCCATTTTTCTTATAACTACGAAAATGTCCTTCAAGTTAAGGGTATTTTTGTCATATGGTTACTAGTTTTGGGCCTTGTGTTTTCATGGCTTGCTTCTCCCTTGGGCCGACGCATGATAAAGAAAAAAAGGAGTCCAAATAACAACTGTTAAGTGTTGAGCGCAAGCGGGAAAAAGCAAAGCAGACGCTGGAAGGAGGAAGGAGAGGACAATCTAGGGCACACTGCACTGCACTGCTAAAACGAAAGTCAGTTTTTTCTATTCTATTTGTTTGTTTCTTGTTGATTTCACCGTTAAAATCAGTTATTGCAAATATATTTATGCTTTTTAGATAATTCTGATTCAGGGTTCTCAGATATTCGTGTGAAGATGGtaactttcttctttttttctgtcTTTTGATAGAAGGATTATGTGGGTTCTTCCATTTTGTTTTTCCCTCTTTTTTTGGTTCATTTTAACGTGTAACATTTGTGCTTCAGTCAGGGAGGAAAGAAACGGTGTTGGATTTGGCAAAATTTGTGGACAAGGGTGTCCAAGTCAAGCTCACGGGTGGTAGACAAGGTAACTATTTGTACCCTACATCAGGAGCTTCTTCCCTCTCCCAGTTCAGGGTTATTGGTTTGCTTGTAGTTAAATGAAGTTCAAGCCACCAATAGCAGAAATTGAATGATGAATAAATGGGTGTGACTTGCACTATTTTCATTGGATTTTTTTAGTCTTGAATTGGGCATAAAGTCGTTCCCAAAGAGTGTTCAAACTTTGAGCTTCCAGTTTATTCTTTTTAATTACTTGTAGGGTGGTTGACTTACACAATGATGGGCAAAATTGGGTGCTGAAATCCCTTTAGGTCAAAGAACATTTAGATCAAATAACATGATATGTAATTACTTTAATCTGATAAGTAACAGTAATTCTGTAGCTATAGATATTTGGTAGCTTAGATTTGCTGTCACTATGTTGTGAATACGTTAGATTGTTTATAAGATTTGGGATGTGGAGATAATTACTTAAATATAGTGCAGCAGAATATGTGCTTAGAATTATGTATGGGAGATTCAGAACTGTTAAGTCAAGATGAATATAACCATAAGAGTGTAGTTACTAACCTAGCACTCTCCTGTCCCCTACTGCTAGGAAACAACCACTGCACAAACACACCTACTATAGGAGAAGGTGAATTGATAGCTTAAAGTTATTAATGTTTTAGGATATTTTCTTGGATTGTTAAAAGTTGAgaggatacagatggcatcaaagattagagaagtagctagaaaagtacttggagagtctaaaggacatggaccaccctcaaaagagagatggtggtggaatgaggaagtacaaaaggcagtgaagagaaaaagggaatggtataagaaattacctaaatgtgataataatgaggcatatgaacagtacaagatagcaaagaaagaggcaaaaaaggcagttagtcaagcaagagcacaggcctttgaaaagttatatgagaaacttggaactaaagaaggggagaaagatatttatagattagcaaggagtagagaaaggaaatgtcaagatctcaatcaagttaggtgcattaaggataaagaaggaaaagtgttggtgaaagatgaggacattaaagaaagatggagaaattattttaatgatctctttaataatagtcaaaatggtaatagcgtgaatatagattatagaacaatagaaaagaatgtaaattatactagaaggattcgatctttagaagtaaaggaagcacttaagagaatgaaagtgggtaaagcctgtggacccgatgaaataccaattgaagtgtggaagtatttgggagatatgggagtggcatggttaactaaattatttaataagattctaaactcaaagaaaatgcctaatgaatggaggaagagtattttagtacctatttttaaaaataagggagacatactgagttgctcaaactataggggaattaaactcatgagccatactatgaagttgtgggagagagttgtggagcatcgactacgtcatgatacttctatctctctcaatcaatttggtttcatgcctggtcgttcaactatggaagcgatctttctcattagaagcttgatggagaaatatagagatgggaagaaag includes:
- the LOC110643681 gene encoding protein gamma response 1, yielding MKIFRTRQRHDTRRIEIETNRFHLFSEHFIPANSIASEMEGGLQYFPKPVCPAENDDDLKYVSKLSTILVATIQEAKDRISQIEYIFCSQLYSNFQMKTKSLQKLYLEAKKEAEDSWKEKEKNLQLQNERLLLEKQELLEENRCLKLEKEKSLGELDDKTDSLVLKERILQVRIDELEQEVRKKSKEVDEGMELHNKLLQLVQTKSTMILEKGKQLNEYKEKNNGLLDKVKSLEKKVEVLEDELKRKALKIAEKEEMEADLLKRINSLISLISDNHELLTKHEKEKKELVEKLEWLEKDVSELQKKLKKKTEELEEGRVSQAQLLQQIDADKLEILKQKQQLEESENDKKLLLEKVNVFEEKINELKENLSSCSKVDEGKDSYEKLLQQIELKETQLLAEKKKTKNVFDAYKRLKSQYKFLCAKAGLTEENMLPQIKLEDESASLMHQQNPTTSPDFVSRHPDTATAACEIKKVKIENDASDLLEEDKVVKSIPMPSFHSPTSGYIAPKCIPAAKSAPVVGTKRPASRWVGTRSRQNRDGPDPHDDFLDTPLENLRRTLNKTMKDDHDLQIPVQKDMHSDSSDDETQDMNVDPGPEKQQMPLPMAGQKGFKYVEPVRKKAERDNLKGVECKQCKKFYDAVLPNGGKDADGNIQNFRCEHHDGVSRHRYKYVPPLTPEGFWNIGFESEM
- the LOC110643698 gene encoding 60S ribosomal protein L31 encodes the protein MADRAGKGRKEDVVTREYTINLHKRLHRCTFKKKAPKAIKEIRKFAQKAMGTTDVRVDVKLNKHVWSRGIRSVPRRVRVRIARKRNDEEDAKEEFYSLVTVTEVPPEGFKDLGTKVIDEED